The sequence CGACCGCGTCGTGGCGCGCCCGCAGCTCGGCCGCCCCGATGTCCCGGCCGACGGCTGTCGACGTACGGAACTTGGTGCCCTCCGCCCGCATCTGTGCGATCCGCCGCTCCAGATGCCGCTTCTCCATCTTGAACTCGGGGATGCCGTACCGCATCAGCCCGCCGATCCGGTCGTCCCGCTCGTAGACGACGACGGTGTGTCCGGCCCGGGTCAGCTGCTGCGCCGCCGCGAGGCCCGTGGGTCCCGAGCCGATCACCGCGACGGTCCGCCCCGACAACCGGTCCGGCGGCCGAGGCGGCGCGAACCCGTCCGCCCAGGCCCGGTCGGCGATGGCGACCTCCACGTTCTTGATCGTGACCGCGGGCTGGTTGATCGCCAGCACGCAGCCCGCCTCGCACGGCGCGGGGCACAACCGGCCGGTGAACTCGGGGAAATTGTTCGTCGCGTGCAACCGGTCGCTCGCCGCACGCCAGTCGTCGCGCGCCACCAGGTCGTTCCAGTCGGGGATCAGATTGCCCAGCGGGCAGGCGTCGTGGCAGAAGGGGATGCCGCAGTCCATGCACCGGTCGGCCTGGGTCCGGACGATCGGCAGCAGCGCCCCCGGGACGTACACCTCGTCCCAGTCACGCACCCGGTCCTCGACGGGCCGGCGCGGCCATTCCTCGCGGGAGGAGTTCAGGAAACCCCTGGGATCGGCCGTGGCCGTCTCCCTCACGTACACGCACGGAGCCGAGCGGTCGTCGCCGCCGTCTCCGACGCCGTTGTCCGGGCGGGCGCGGGCCGCAGGGCCTGTTGGCAGACTCTTCCGGCCACGATACGACGCCTCAGCCGCGCCCGCCCCAGGTGGACGCCGGGCCCGGTGCCCTCAGGTCAGCGCCAGCACGTACAGGATCGCTCCGGCGGCCGACGCGATCGTCCGGACGTGGTTCCACATCGACCACTCGCTCACATACGTGGGCCAGTACGCGATGGCCTCCGGTGTGCCGGGGTCCATCCCGGCCAGCTTGTTGTTGCGCGGGACGTTCGCCGCGATCGTGACACCGAAGCAGCCGAACAGGTACAGCGCGCTGCCCGACAGCAGCTCCACCGTGCCCTCGTCGGGCCACAGCACGAAGGTGACCACGGCTATCACGGCACACAACGCGGCCGACCCGATGAACACGAGCATGAAGGCCGGCATCAGCGCGGTCACATTGATCGCCTGCATCGCCGCCACCCCCTGCGCCGGCGGCAGCGAGGCGAGCCCCTTCATCACGAACGTCGAGAACGCGCAGAAGACCCCGGCCACCAGCCCGGTGCCGAGCACACCCACCACGGTGAGCACGAAGTACGGTCCCTCGATCATGGCAACTCCCGCGTAAGCAGAACCTCTGGTCAGCAACTCGCGCACCGTTCCCGCAACCGTGGGGCCGGACGACCCCGAGCCCCAAGATCCTGCACGGCGCCCCCTGTCACCACAAGTGAAATGCCGGACGGGGAGAGCGACCATGGCCGAGAGGATCGCCGGCATGTCCGGACGTCTCGGACCCGCCGTCTCAAGCCCGCCGCTTCAGCCCGTCATCGTCAAGCCCGTTGTCCTGTTCCCGCCGTCTCAAGGACGGTCTCACCCTGCTCGGGTCGCCCTCCCCGGTCCGCCCGTCCTCGCGCCAGCCTGCCAGCGTCGCCTCGACCGCGGAAGCGATCCGGCGGCGGGCCTCGTGGCGCGCGACACCGCTCATCAACAACTGGTCGTACGGAGTCTCCGTGTGCCGGACCGCCGCACGCACGGCTGAGACCACCGCGGCATCGGACAGCGCCCGCCCGGCGGCGCTGCGCCCCACCCGTCCGCTGCCCCGCACCGAGGCGTGCGCGGCGATCGCGTGTGCCCGGTCGGCCGGACAGCCGGGAAAGTGCCGCCGGATCTGCCGCGCGAACGCCTCCGTGAACCGCGCGTCCTCCGCGTCCCGCCGCCGAGCGTCCCGCACCCGGCGCCGCCGTCGCGCCTCCGCGTCCGCCAGGCATCGCTCCTCCGCCCGCGCGAGCGCCGCCTCCTCGACCAGCACCCCCTGCCGCTCGTACCGGCTCCGCCGCCTGTTGAACCGGACGACGACCGCCGACAACCCGCTCTCCTCCCGCGACCTCCGCGTCAACGCCGTGTCCCCGCGCGGCAGGAACACGAGATGCCCGAGGTCGGCGCAGTCGAGACATCTCGGCGCCCCCTCCTCCAGCACCAGCAGCGAGAGCGGCCCACGCCCGCACTCGCCACAGTGCCGCCTCTTCACAGGCTGGACGACGAGAGGCCCGGTGCGGGGCGGGGGAGTCGCGGTTGTCACGGTCGCCATGGGCGCTTCATTCCCGAACGACCCCCGCATCCACGCCACCTCGCGGCCCGTCGTGCCCGCGCGGCATCATGGGCCGTGTGCGACTCGAAGCGATCACCTGGGACCGGCTCGGCGACCTCATCGCCGAGCGCCTGCTCGACCTGAAGCCGGCCGACGACAGCCCCTGGCCGCGCATCGCCTTCGACGGGGCCCCGGCCGCCCGCCCCGGTGACCTCGCCGAACGCGTCGCCGACGCCCTTCGCCCACGCGGCCGGTCCGCCCTGGTCGTCGGCACGGAAGGCTATCTGCGGCCCGCCTCCCTCCGGTTCGAGCACGGCCGCCAGGACGTGGAGACCTACTACGACGGCTGGTTCGACACCGGCGCCCTGTGGCGAGAGGTCTTCGGCCCGCTGGAGTCCGACGGCGACGGCCGTGTCCTGCCCGACCTCCTGGACCCGGTCACCGACCGCGCCACCCGCAGTCCGTATGTCCAACTCCCTCCCGGAGCCATGCTGTTGCTGCACGGACCGCTGCTTCTGCACCACTGGTTCCCCTTCGACTTCACCGTCCACGTACGCCTCTCACCGGCCGCCCTGCGCCGCCGCACCCCGCAGGAGGAGCACTGGACGCTCCCCGCGTACGAGTGGTACGAGACGGAAACGGCTCCGGGCGACACGGTCGACGTCCTGGTGCGGGCGGACGACCCCCGCCACCCGGCGTGGAACGGCTGACGGGACGACCGTCGCCCGGTACGGGCGTCCTGCACGGTAGTCCCGCGCACAATTCCCGTACCCAAGGGTTATATATGCACGTGCATGTAGTTAGTCTGACGGCATGACGACGACCTCCTTCGGTGATTCGGTCCGCACACTCCTCGACGGCAAGAACTTCGCGAGCGTCGCCACCCTCGGCCCCGGCGGAGCACCCCAGAACTCGGTGGTCTGGATCAAACGCGAGGGCGACACCGTTCTCTTCTCCTCGACGGACGGTCGGCAGAAGGTCCGCAACCTCCGACGTGACCCCCGGGTCAGCCTCTCGGTCTTCGACCTCGCCGACCCCTACACCTCGGTGGAGATCCGCGGCACCGCCGAGATCCTCCCCGACGAGGGCAAGCGCCTCCCGTACGAGCTCTCGCACAAGTACCTCGGCGTCGACCCTCCCGGGGAGAAGGACGACGAGGTCCGCGTGATCATCCGCGTACTGCCCGAGCGGATCGTCGGCTTCTCGGTGTGAGTGCAGGGGTGTGGAGCAACTCGAAGGGTGTGGGGCGGGGGCGTCGGTCCGAAACCGCGGCCGTCGGGGTGCGTATCTCTCCGTACCCCGCGAGAATGTAGGGCGCCGGGACTAGCGGTGCGTCTTTGCGCCGCGCCGGCCGTCCGGCACCGGGAGGTACTACATGACCACCGCCGGAGACATCATGCATCGCGGCGCCCAGTGGATCCCCGCTCACGAGACCTTGGACCGGGCCGCTCAGCTGATGCGCGAGCTCAAGGTGGGCGCACTGCCCATCAGCGACGAGAACGAACGGCTCTGCGGCATCCTCACGGACCGCGACATCGTGATCGGTTGTGTGGCCATGGGTCACGACCCGGCGCGCGTCACCGCGGGCGAGATGGCCAAGGGCACCCCGCGCTGGATCGAGGCGAGCGCCGACGTCAGCGAGGTGCTCGGTGAAATGCAGGGACATCAGATCCGTCGCCTCCCTGTGATCGAGAACAAACGCCTGGTCGGAATGATCAGCGAGGCCGATCTGGCCTCGCACCTGACGGACGAACAACTCGCGAGCTGGGTCGAGAGGGTCTACGCGAAGAGCGACTCGCGCTGAGGAACGGGGCGCGCCGACGCCGGAGCTTCCATGGCCGCGGCCCTGTGCTCCATGACCCCGTGCCTCGTTCGCCAGGGCTCTGTGCCCCACGACCCACCGTGACGTCGCCCGCCCGCCCGCCCGCTCGCCCGTCTGTACGCCCGCTCGCCCGCCCGCCCGTCCGGCAGACTGTTGCCGGACGAGCGGGAGTTCACAGCCAGCCGTTCCGCTTGAATCCCCGGTAGAGGGTGAGACACGCGACGGTGATCACGCCGACCGCCAAGGGGTACCCGAACTTCCAGTGCAGCTCCGGCATGTGATCGAAGTTCATGCCGTAGACACCGCAGACCATCGTCGGCACGGCGATCAGCGCCGCCCATGCCGTGATCTTCCGCATGTCCTCGTTCTGCGCCACGCTCACCTGCGCGAGGTGCGCCTGCAGGATGGAGTTGAGCAGTTCGTCGAACGCGGCTATCTGCTCGGCGGCCCGCAGCTGGTGGTCGGAGACGTCCCGGAAGTAGGCCTGTATCTCCGGGTCGATCACCCGTATCGGCCGTGTGGCGAGATCCATGATGGGCCGGCCCAGCGGGACCACCGCCCGCTTCAGCTCCAGCAGTTCACGCTTGAGCTGGTAGATGTGTCCG is a genomic window of Streptomyces sp. NBC_00414 containing:
- a CDS encoding anthrone oxygenase family protein, coding for MIEGPYFVLTVVGVLGTGLVAGVFCAFSTFVMKGLASLPPAQGVAAMQAINVTALMPAFMLVFIGSAALCAVIAVVTFVLWPDEGTVELLSGSALYLFGCFGVTIAANVPRNNKLAGMDPGTPEAIAYWPTYVSEWSMWNHVRTIASAAGAILYVLALT
- a CDS encoding DUF2293 domain-containing protein translates to MATVTTATPPPRTGPLVVQPVKRRHCGECGRGPLSLLVLEEGAPRCLDCADLGHLVFLPRGDTALTRRSREESGLSAVVVRFNRRRSRYERQGVLVEEAALARAEERCLADAEARRRRRVRDARRRDAEDARFTEAFARQIRRHFPGCPADRAHAIAAHASVRGSGRVGRSAAGRALSDAAVVSAVRAAVRHTETPYDQLLMSGVARHEARRRIASAVEATLAGWREDGRTGEGDPSRVRPSLRRREQDNGLDDDGLKRRA
- a CDS encoding uridine kinase, which gives rise to MGRVRLEAITWDRLGDLIAERLLDLKPADDSPWPRIAFDGAPAARPGDLAERVADALRPRGRSALVVGTEGYLRPASLRFEHGRQDVETYYDGWFDTGALWREVFGPLESDGDGRVLPDLLDPVTDRATRSPYVQLPPGAMLLLHGPLLLHHWFPFDFTVHVRLSPAALRRRTPQEEHWTLPAYEWYETETAPGDTVDVLVRADDPRHPAWNG
- a CDS encoding PPOX class F420-dependent oxidoreductase, with the translated sequence MTTTSFGDSVRTLLDGKNFASVATLGPGGAPQNSVVWIKREGDTVLFSSTDGRQKVRNLRRDPRVSLSVFDLADPYTSVEIRGTAEILPDEGKRLPYELSHKYLGVDPPGEKDDEVRVIIRVLPERIVGFSV
- a CDS encoding CBS domain-containing protein, with translation MTTAGDIMHRGAQWIPAHETLDRAAQLMRELKVGALPISDENERLCGILTDRDIVIGCVAMGHDPARVTAGEMAKGTPRWIEASADVSEVLGEMQGHQIRRLPVIENKRLVGMISEADLASHLTDEQLASWVERVYAKSDSR